The genome window CGTGTACGCGATGGGCGCGGCAGACGATGAGCGCATCGCCAATCGCCTGCACATGAGCTTCCGTTACGGCAGTCTGAGCCATACCATCTGGCAGTTCGGGCAAGCAAAATAATGACAGTGTGGATGGAGGATGTGTATCGACAGTACAAACCACTTCTGTTTACCCTTGCCTATCGCATGCTGGGATCGGTGGCAGAGGCCGAGGATATTGTTCAGGAGACCTTTCTTGCTTTGACACAGAGCGGCGTCGAGGACATCCACCATTTGAAAAGCTATTTGTGCAAAGCAGTCACAAATCGTTGCCTGGATACGTGGAAGTCAGCTCGCTGGAAGAGGGAGCAGTACGTTGGGGAATGGCTGCCGGAGCCGTTGGCAGATGGCTCTTTGGAGAATGATCCCCTTCAATCTGTCCTGATGGAAGAATCGATCTCATACGGACTTCTCGTCTTGCTGGAGAATCTTTCGCCGGATGAGCGGGCGGTTTACGTATTGCGTACGGCGCTTGGCTACGATTACCGGGCCATTGCCGAAATGCTCGACAAATCCGAAGCAGGGTGCCGCAAGCTGTTCAGTCGTGCCCAGCAAAAGCTCGATGGCGCAGGAGAGGGCTTGCAGGTAGCCGTACAGCCGGAGCGTTCAAAGAGATTGGTAGAACAGCTGATCGCGGCCATGTCCCGCGCAGATGCAGGAGCACTGGTGCAATTGCTGAGCCAGGATGCCGTACTCATCACAGATGGAGGCGGAAAAACCCGTGCAGCAATCCATCCGATTCGTTCCGATCAGCGCGTAGTCGCTTTCCTGACCGGCGTGTGGCGCAAGTGGGAGAAAAACGTCCAGATCCAGGTGGTATCCATTAATGGCCAGCCAGGCATTGTCGTCACAGCTGAAGGCCAGCCGACCAGAGTCATCAACGTGGTGCTGAATCCCGATGAGGATCGAATCGAACGGCTATACATGATGATCAATCCAGAAAAGTTGAAGCATTTTTCCCTGTGAGCACGTTTTTTGGTCACAAAAACGGAGCGTCACTCGTCTTGGAGATTGAAACGACATTCCAAACAGAGGGGAAAGATGATCATGAAAGCCAGAATGAACTATAGATCCGCCAATCCGGGAGCACTCAACGCGATGCTGCAGCTGGAGAAATTCGTCCAGGAGAGCGGATTGGACAAAAAGCTCATCGAACTGATCAAAATTCGCGCCTCCCAAATCAACGGCTGCGCCTTTTGTCTCGACATGCATACCAAGGACGCGCGCAAGCTGGGTGAAACCGAACAGCGCATCTACTTGCTCAATGCTTGGAGAGAAGCCGGGTTCTACACGGATGCGGAACGCGCGGTGCTGGCACTGACAGAAGCGGTTACCCTGATTTCAAAAGGCGGCGTATCTGATGAAATTTATGCAGATGTCCGCGAGCATTTCGATGAGCAGCAATATGTGTCCTTGATCATGGCGATCAACACCATTAATGCGTGGAATCGGATTGCGATCTCGACCGGGATGACGGCTCCATTTGAAATGTAGGCACC of Brevibacillus choshinensis contains these proteins:
- a CDS encoding RNA polymerase sigma-70 factor produces the protein MTVWMEDVYRQYKPLLFTLAYRMLGSVAEAEDIVQETFLALTQSGVEDIHHLKSYLCKAVTNRCLDTWKSARWKREQYVGEWLPEPLADGSLENDPLQSVLMEESISYGLLVLLENLSPDERAVYVLRTALGYDYRAIAEMLDKSEAGCRKLFSRAQQKLDGAGEGLQVAVQPERSKRLVEQLIAAMSRADAGALVQLLSQDAVLITDGGGKTRAAIHPIRSDQRVVAFLTGVWRKWEKNVQIQVVSINGQPGIVVTAEGQPTRVINVVLNPDEDRIERLYMMINPEKLKHFSL
- a CDS encoding carboxymuconolactone decarboxylase family protein, producing MKARMNYRSANPGALNAMLQLEKFVQESGLDKKLIELIKIRASQINGCAFCLDMHTKDARKLGETEQRIYLLNAWREAGFYTDAERAVLALTEAVTLISKGGVSDEIYADVREHFDEQQYVSLIMAINTINAWNRIAISTGMTAPFEM